A region of the Pygocentrus nattereri isolate fPygNat1 chromosome 27, fPygNat1.pri, whole genome shotgun sequence genome:
GCGAACGTCCTGTGAAAGCacacaagcatacacacacTGATCCAGGACTGGACTGCAGGGTTGAGAGTTGTAGGCCCGTACTTCAAGTGCCTATTAGGCAGTGTGAAAAACTACCAGAGCTTTAATCAGATCATTTATGTTTACAgaacatattaaaatgtttttctttagatTTGTGGAGCTGTGTTGCCAATATGTCAAAATGTCAATATACAGTTTAGAACATTTGCTGGGGTCCTTTGCGTTGTCTGTTAAATAATGACATGTACTGACTTTTCCATGAAGAATTAGGCTGTCAAATTGTCTTTCAACTTCATATGTACTCCTGTATGTGTATACATTGCACTTACTATATGATATCACCCAATAGCAAACTGTGAGTATTAGCCAGGCATTCAGTtcgggctttatatgtcaaaacTCAGTCAAAGAATACCTCCATCCTAATACTAGTTTCTAGCACCCATCTGAGATTGTGGaagtatgttagtgctaagtttaatatgatttatattaatatttttggcCTATTTTTCGGTAAAGGGCCCTGTCAGAGAGTTACTACTGTTTTCCATTACTAGCAACTAAGGGAAACACAACCATCTTCCAGCAGGCCAGTGCTggagttcagctcctgaaggtcTAACCAGTAACAGCTCTATTTTGGCaaatctacctagataccatggGGAAAATAAATCCTGACTGGATCATTTTTAGCTGGGCATTTAAAGAACttaacctttttttgttttcaacaaATGCTTAACAATGAAAAAAGAGTATCACTGCAATACCTTCACAGTTTAAATGCAACAAatattgtccatccatccatcctccgcCGCATATCCGAGTCCGGGTCGCAGGgacagcagcctaagcaaagaggcccaggcctccctctcccccgccacctcctccagctcttccggagggataccgaggtgttcccaagacagtcgagagatataatctctccagtgtgtcctgggtcttctccGGGGTCTCTTCCCCattggacatgtctggaacacctccctagggaggcgtccagaggccatccttaccagatgtctgaaccacctcagctggcttctctcaacgtggaggagcagcggctctactccgagcctctcctgaATCGCCGAGCTTCCCACCCCAAACATTgtgattctattaaatataaatgaactaaaatgtACAAACTATTTTTTTCTCACAGTAATCATTAGGCTATCTCTGAAAAAGGCCCATTGATAACACCTTAATTGCCTTTCCCCAACTTGCCATAATTTATGAGGTAAAACAGCAGACAGGAAATGTTGTACACAGTTGGAGCTCATTTTACAGTACAGTTTCAAAGAGCAGCACCAGCTTTAAAATTCAAGCCTTCACAAGACACAATCAAAAATGAATCCGATAAACACTTCATTCTTGGAGAGTGAGCCAAATAAAGCAGGGGTTGGTCAATGACTGTAATAATAACAGATCTTAATTATACATTTAATCAATATTCATGTTCTAAACTTTCCTAATTGGCCCATTTACTATGTTTTATCAGTTAACAATCATAAAAACGAATACTGACACGTTTATTGCAGTTCTGCAAATCTGAGGAAAAACGTTTAGACATAAAATGTTCTGTAAACATACAGTGGgccaaaaaagtatttagtcagccactgattgtgcaagttctcatacttagaaagatgagagaggtctgtaattttcatcataggtacatttcaactatgagagacaatatgaagaaaaaaaatccaggaaatcacactgtaggatttttaaataatttatttgtaaattatggtggaaaataattatttggccaataacaaaagttcaactcaataatctgtaacataacctttgttggcaatgacagaggtcaaacgtttcctgtaagtcttcgccaggtttgcacactgtagctggtattttcgcccattcctcctgcagatctcctctagagcagtgatgatttggggctgtcgctgggcaacacagactttcaattccctccacaaattttctatggggttgaggtctggagattggctaggccactccagaaccttgaaatgctttttacggagccactccttcattgcccgagcagtgtgtttgggatcattgtcatgctggaagacccagccacgttccatcttcaatgctctcactgatggaaggatgttttggcttaaaatctcacgatacacgacccattcattcttcccttaacacggatcagtcgtcctttcctctttgcagaaaaacagctccaaagcctgatgtttccacctccatgcttcacagtaggtatggatgcaactcagcattcttcttacTCCAAaaacgagttgagtttttaccaaaaagttctattttggtttcatctgaccacgtgatattctcccaatcctcttctggatcattcatatgctctctggcaaacttcagatgggcctggacatgtactggcttaagcaaggcctggcactgcaggatttgagtccctctgggcgtagtgtgttactgagggtagcctttgttactttggtcccagctctctgcaggtcattcatcaggtccctctgtgcagttctgggatttttgctcattgttctcatgatcattttgaccccatgggatgagatcttgcatggaccccagattgagggagattatcaatggtcttgtaggtcttccattttcttacaattgctcccacagttgatttattcacaccaacctgcttgcctactgtagattcactcttaccagcctggtgcaggtctacaattttcttcctggtgtccttcgacagctctttggtcttggccatggttaagtttggagtctgactgtttgaggttgtgggcaggtgtcttttatacagataacgaggtcaaacaggtgccattaatacaggtaacgagtggaggacagaggagcttcttaaagaagaagttacaggtctgtgagagccagaaatcttgcttgtttgtgggtgaccaaatacttattttccaccataatttacatataaattctttaaaaatcctacaatgtgatttcctggattttttgtctcatattgtctctcatagttgaagtgtacctatgatgaaaattacagacctctctcatctttctaagtaggagaacttgcacagtggctgactaaatacttttttaccccactgtatATTATGCTGGATAGACAAATCTCTCAGGAATGGTTAAATGGCACTTATTGAACTTATGAGGCAGAAGCGGAACAATTCATACAAGAaacaagcattttttaaaatatgttttacctTTCCAGGTGTCTCTGAAGTAAGAAACTTATGGGCTTGTTTGTGACAACAGCAGCCTCAAAAGCTGTTGTAGGTGCTTCTAGGCACTTAGTCACAGTGCAGTAACTCAACTGAACATTTAAAGGTACAGTATACGATTTCAATCCAGTGCACTTTTTGTCAAActcattaaatatcttttctaCAGTCCACCTGAGGTGCCAAAattaaatgctgcaccatttaagttggagctagaaaatttgaacaaacaTCTTAGGCTCCAGAATGTAATTGCTActccatttaaagtggaatgggaacATTCAAACTAGAagctgaggcaccagaatgcagTTAATGCACCCTTTAAGGCAGAATGGGAAAAAGCTTTCATTGAGAGCTGAAGGGTATGAACACGGATGGGGAGATTGCTTCAGGTTGTTTCTGCTTGACAACTGGGTAATTGAGAACAGTATTATCccatttgctaatgtttgtgataaCAACTGGTTAACTTCGCAACAGTATTTGTAGCAGCATTTTTGCTAAGCCACAACCTAGCTAATGttactttctttactttctgtGTGGTTGTTCACTCTAACATCATCATGGTATCTGTGCGTACAACGCTTGCAAAGGGTTTTATAGCCACAAAGATCTAAGAATACAAGTTTGCTAGTGCATCCTAAAATTTGGGGGCAGAGCTTCTGAAGGaccactgaagggaggggcggTTTTGCTGTTGAGTTCAAATGTCAACAATCATTCTCCAGAATCATATATTGCATCTTTAAGTAGCATATATGCAGCAGTTTGCAAGACCACAAGTTCACAATCCACTCCTCAAAGTTTTCTAGCCAGTCCACATTTTTCAATCTGTTCCAAGTCCCAAAAGACATGAACCATATAATCAGCATTCCGTCACCCTTGATTACCTTGATTTAGTGCACTGGAGGCTGCAATAGAACAAAAAATATTGGACTCGCTTGAGACACTTTGTTGGGAACCTCTTGCCTAGATATACACTGTCtcactgtgtgtctgtctcagcaacaacaacaacacaattacaaatacagtactgtgcaaaagtcagagatcattcTTCCTCTACTTATTTTTTACTCAGAATGAACATTATtagaagttatttatttacagcatcagggaaaacaacagaaaacattatttttaattttatttttaaagacacAGTTAAATGTAATATTGAATTATCCAGATTTTTAATGTGTtcactctttgtctttattacagcttctgttcttctcaggagacttgctttcagtttttttgtataaattgcaaaatgtattttttcacacctccaaaattcagacTTGTTCATGTTAATCTAAGTTATCACActtttaatgatgttgaggtgTGGATTCTAGGGcggacagtccattgttctgagaacagcagcagcttctttgtttgttcgcccattttcttctttttgtgttttacctTTTCTCAGTAGCAGTTCCTTGatagctacacattctttcagacatTGGAAAGATGGGCAGAAACAGctatggatttttcagatctcaAGCAAGATTGGAGTTTGAAGTGCTGATggtaacagttttggtggtctaccagggctTGCCTGGCTCTtgggagtctcattttctcagtaactttaatcattttttgagctccagttttgtaaacttcagtttttttcactttttcttcctatcttccttatgcaagtagaGTATCTTGTGTCTAATCTTCCCGGAAATATGTTTATTGCATTGAATGACTGCTTCAACTGGAAATTACAGAAATGAATAGTGGTCTCTGACCATACAGCAGCACTGTATATCTGTTGTTACATGTTTCATCTAAAATGTCTTGAGCATAGTTAGGATTATTTGATTTGCTATTTAGTCACAATGAGAATGCATGTAGAGATAATGATTTTCCTAAAATATTAAACTGATTTATGTCTGAGGATTTGAGTACTAATAATAGAGAATCACTGTGCTTTCCTCTAGGCTTTTCTTTTTAAGCTGCCACTCTTATGCAATTTATTGCTTGCACTTTTTGctatttaaaaaaggttctgtgaaTCATTCATCAGTAGAGAAATCCATGAGAAAGCCCTTGATTTCTCTGGTCATTTATCAGACTGCTGCCTCACGAGGAGTCTAAGTAACTACCAGGCCTGGCAGCATGCAGGCATGACATGCATCAAGCTGCTTAGAAGAATATTGATAATCTCAGCCCTTAACTTAAAATGTATGTCATCATGACGGTCCTTGTGCAAACATAATAATTGTCTTAATGGCAGTCATCCTCAAATCACACTAAATCACGCATTTCTCCAGTGACAACTGTATATACAAGTTTCAGACAAAAAACTCTGGTAGAAAAATTGTCCTTGGGTGACACTAAATAAATGATATGCACACAGCAAAAGCAGGAGTGTTAAAAAATTGGTGTTGGTGTTAAATGActagtgttggtgttgttttaACTCTGGGCATACACAATATTACACTGTCCGTTGTTAGTTTAATTCAGAGTTGGTGAAAAATTTAGGTGTTAAGACCAATTAACTATCTACAGTGTAGAACGGAGCCACGCCCCCAAGCctcgttttcattttcttcaaaCTGCATCGGCGCCGTTTTGCGAGGAGGAGAGTTCTCTCTGAAATAAGACTTGGGAGGAAGAAAATTCTCTCTATATATCAAAGGTAAGAGTCTTAAATGCAGGTTTTGCAGTAGAAACACTCTTAAATGACTACAAACAGCGGTTGGTGTGCAGTAGTTCTGTTTGTGTTAAGTATTAAGCGAATTGTTCCTGCTCGCCAGAGAGCCACTTTAaaactagctaactagctagtttGCTATCTCTCCCGCCTGTTGTCGAGAGACAGTCACTGTGGGTATGAGAATAGTTCAGTTGGAGCGACGCACACCCAACAACACACACATCCTACAGAGTTACACCAGTGCTGTGTACACTAAAATACATAGATTTATCATCAAGTCCACCTGAAACTGACGTTAGCGGTTTGGATAAATCCCAAATGCTAGGTTTCCGTCGTAGTGTACTGTGTTATGTAGCCTAGATCATGTACTGAGGGTTTCTACAACCAACTGAACTGGACATGTTTTATATGaagtattttgtgtgtttacagACTTAAAAATGCACTGTCGTGTTTAGGGTATAAGAAGCGTGGGGGCGGCGGACGGACGAGAGAGCGCGGGGTCTCTGtgtgaggtgggggggggggggtggttgtgtgtgtgagggggggttGAGAGCAGTTGTAGACTGAAATACAGCTATATGTACTTTGTTTTCAGTGTGAAGATGCTGGTTCCTGTGGAGTATAAGGAAGTTCGCAAATGGGTTAGGGTGTCAAAGAAAGAAGATGTCTACGATTACTCAGAGTTCATTACAGAAAGTCAGTCATAAGACAGTCTTTTGAGTTGATGCCAAGTGTCACAATTGCGCGTATTTTCttattgtgtttttagttttattttctcattatttGTGTATAACTTGTATaactgtgtttttcagttttaaccaAATTTGGGTTACCAAAGGAAACCCATGTGGATTTGAAGGATTCGTCTGGCATTGATGTTGATTCAGACATCTTTGATGAACTTGTGAAGTCATCTCAAGTGTCTTTTGTGGTCTCCACTGAAGAGAGCTCTGGTAAGTagcttaaatattaaataaattaaagcatTGTGTATTTCGCTACATCATTCTTAAGGTGATGTCCTTATGGTGATGTCAGCTCATCTGCGAGCTGAGGTATCGGAGCCGCAAGCGCGCTAGctccacagcagtgctgcagcagtTGGAAAAGAGGTGAAGTCTGGCTTCACGTGTCggaggaagcatgtgctagTCCTCGCCCTCCTAGTGTAAGGGGGTGGGTGGGGTAATTAGCTTCCTAAATTGGGAAGAAAAggggaatttttaaaaaatcagctCTACAACACATTGAATGGGAGTCTCTGTGCTGCACCACCTCTTCTGTGTTCAAAGatctcattttaaattaaaaaaaaaaaaatttaattgtcTCCAGTGTCATAAGTTTTTCTCTGACTCTTTCAATACAGTTTTGTGCATGTCCTCAGATGAGAGACAATCCTCTTCTGAATCCTCATTCTGCTCAGAAGAATCAGCTTCATCAGGTTCAACTCTAATTCTGGAATCCACAAAGGCACGGCGACGGCAGTTGATCGATGGACCAGTTGATCTCACTACAGCAAGAGATGTGAGTTTGAAGGTCAACATCACATTGTGGTATTCAATAGGGGTGGGTTTTTTTAGACCATTTGTCAGTATGCaataaaaagttattatttttctgtGACACTCTTATGGGGATATATAAACAATGTGAATCTCAATTTTAAAGCATATGTAATTGTTGATGTTTCAGATAGTCAAAGTAGCGCTTCACTCAAAGCCAGGTGGTGACCAGATATTTCAGGAGTATCACAAAACAAGTGGCCTTTCTGATGGCACTAGAAGAAAGATGGTGAACATACTTGTAGCAGATATGGTGGAAGGCCATGGGTGAGTGAACAACACAGGATTGATTTTAACTGCATTTTATATCGGTCAGCATATTATCCTGCCcacttttattaatgttatttctctgttttttaatGAAGGAGGATCCCACCTGTAAATGTCCGCATTTCATATGCCCTTGGGATAATAACACTTTTCCCTCACTTAAAGGATTTGGATTCAGTAAATGGCTATGTAAGTATATTAGTGAACAAATATGCACATGTAGTTATTGCATGGTTGAGCTCTGATTCCTTTCAGGCTTTAAAAAAGAACTTTGCTTCACAGGAGCACTACTATGATCCTCAAAGTGGGTCCGGTTACCTGGCCTGGAGACTGAAAACAGTTCAGCGCAGCTCAGCAAGCGAGGGGAAGAGCGGAAGTACATCCAGTTACAAAGGTGGCCCGAAGACCCATCGTGAGATGCCTGTTTGTGGAGAGCAGTTATCTGGTGATGAATGCAAAGAGGCAATGTCCCTGATGAACCACTCACCTGACAAAACAGTGGTTAAGGACAAAATGAAAGCAACATTCAAGCACAGACAGAAACTTGTTCATGATCCAGAGAAGACTTCAGTCATCCTAGACCTCTTCCCTCGATTTCTAGATACAACTGGCTTggtaataataatttgtaaatTCCATCACATAATGTCAAAGTTAAAAAATGGTATTAAAACCTTGTATTTGATTTTccttttgatttcaggttgccCAGGATTTCACTCTGCTGTTTGGAGAGGAAGTCTCAGGAAGATTCCTTGCGAAGTGGCCAACAATATTCAAGCCAAAGATAATTGCAGACTGCAAAACCATACCCTCTAATTCACATGTGGATGATCTTCTTGCATTAGCATTCCAAGAATCTGATCATGGTAATGTTATTCTTCATGAGTGTTGACATTTTGGGTAAATGGttgaaattaaaatggaaaatgtttgaTGAACCCCACTAGGATGGCACAGTGACCTGGCATGTATCCTGTTGCTACTTCATCTCCTACCCCCAACATCAAAGGGCAAAAAAATGGGAAAGATCAGTGCATCTGAGGCTGAGGACCGCTTGGTGAAGTTCATGAGAGTAAGTGTTTTAGAAGtgataaaaattttaaaagtaaatgcTGTATACATTTGTGTTCAATAAAAGAAGTAGTGGCTCAGCAAGCTAAGGTGCCGACCATATGATTTGAGGATCAGCAGTTTGAATCATGCTGCTTTGTCTTATTAGCAGCTGTAGCCTAAGAGAAGCACAATTGTTGTTGCTTTCTTTAGGCAGGTAGTTATTGCACCCTCCAAGCATCACAACTAGTGTCCTGCTTGTTACCATAGAGATGTATTGGATGATGCATCAGAGCTGAGCAATTGGTGCTTTCTTCAGTATGTTTAGCTGCTTGGTGGTGATGCATAAGCAACAGACTTATCATacatgctgaaaaaataaaacattatattgGAGGAAGCCTGTCTTGCTTGTCTTCATTCTTGTTTAGAGAGTGTATGTGATAGTCCCTTATGTGTTGATTGGATAATTGGAATGACCAAATCAGATGAAAATTAAAGTCCTGTCTTTGTGTGTAtgtcttcttttcttttagGTAGGAATGAGCATGGTGGCCTTTCTTGAGAAAAGTGGA
Encoded here:
- the LOC108425514 gene encoding uncharacterized protein LOC108425514, which encodes MLVPVEYKEVRKWVRVSKKEDVYDYSEFITEILTKFGLPKETHVDLKDSSGIDVDSDIFDELVKSSQVSFVVSTEESSVLCMSSDERQSSSESSFCSEESASSGSTLILESTKARRRQLIDGPVDLTTARDIVKVALHSKPGGDQIFQEYHKTSGLSDGTRRKMVNILVADMVEGHGRIPPVNVRISYALGIITLFPHLKDLDSVNGYEHYYDPQSGSGYLAWRLKTVQRSSASEGKSGSTSSYKGGPKTHREMPVCGEQLSGDECKEAMSLMNHSPDKTVVKDKMKATFKHRQKLVHDPEKTSVILDLFPRFLDTTGLVAQDFTLLFGEEVSGRFLAKWPTIFKPKIIADCKTIPSNSHVDDLLALAFQESDHGWHSDLACILLLLHLLPPTSKGKKMGKISASEAEDRLVKFMRVGMSMVAFLEKSGSAQPYLLCVGEKKNSIHNYYIILDQRAVPCEAKTAVAAFDELFKAHFVFAVSYDEALNNFFTFIQTTVYGIDVGKAKESPRVKEIRVRLLRRDL